Proteins encoded together in one Argiope bruennichi chromosome 1, qqArgBrue1.1, whole genome shotgun sequence window:
- the LOC129972273 gene encoding zinc finger protein 239-like, whose translation MEEELKKDLSAPQEEGIFQCEICGLNCNNRRAFHSHLTCHSILKPHICETCGKAFKRRSDLKIHTRIHIKEKPYACEVCNNAFNRRSTLTRHYRIHTKEKPYACDICNKAFAGTPILKEHLRIHTKEKPYVFEVCNKPFSQLSNLRTHFRIHTKEKPYVCEFCGKIFSLRSNLKIHLRIHTKEKPYVCEVCSKAFTVRSTLAKHLRIHSKEKPFVCEVCGNKFSQISNLRRHLRTHTKEKPYVCEVCGNKFSQRSHLKTHLRTHTKEKPYVCELCGKTLCSRASLIKHLRTHPQEEI comes from the coding sequence atggaagaaGAACTAAAGAAAGATTTATCAGCTCCTCAGGAAGAAGGAATATTTCAGTGTGAAATATGTGGATTAAACTGTAATAATAGAAGAGCTTTTCATAGTCATTTAACTTGTCATTCAATCTTGAAACCACATATTTGTGAAACTTGTGGTAAAGCGTTCAAAAGAAGAAGTGATTTAAAAATCCATACACgcattcatataaaagaaaagccTTACGCATGTGAAGTCTGTAATAACGCATTCAACAGAAGAAGTACATTAACGCGACACTACCGTATCCATACAAAAGAGAAACCTTATGCCTGTGATATATGTAATAAAGCTTTCGCTGGTACGCCTATTTTAAAGGAACATTTACGCATCCATACAAAAGAGAAACCTTATGTCTTTGAAGTCTGTAATAAGCCTTTTTCTCAATTATCTAATTTAAGAACGCATTTTcgcattcatacaaaagaaaaaccttacGTTTGTGAATTCTGTGGCAAAATTTTTTCGCtaagatcgaatttaaaaatacatttacgcattcatacaaaagaaaaaccttatgttTGTGAAGTTTGTAGTAAAGCATTTACCGTTAGAAGCACATTAGCCAAACATTTACGTATTCATTCAAAGGAAAAACCTTTTGTTTGTGAAGTCTGtggaaataaattttctcaaatcagTAATTTGAGAAGACATTTACGCacgcatacaaaagaaaaaccttatgtCTGTGAAGTCTGTGGAAATAAATTCTCCCAAAGAAGTCATTTAAAAACTCACTTACGTACACATACAAAAGAAAAGCCGTACGTCTGTGAATTATGTGGCAAAACACTCTGCAGTAGAGCcagtttaataaaacatttacgtACCCATCCACAAGAAGAGATTTAA